Proteins encoded together in one Lathyrus oleraceus cultivar Zhongwan6 chromosome 5, CAAS_Psat_ZW6_1.0, whole genome shotgun sequence window:
- the LOC127088229 gene encoding uncharacterized protein LOC127088229, whose amino-acid sequence MDTLNEYLSSQAEYIASSLYSYALRAKRNRRTNNGNYRCSYRYHGLQTLVHSEDAKLPERILHCYNYNMDKTRIALSQGVKTSLLWERLSKSLWSSSPGSPRLRSTVMGDVIGTESGDCMSCDLLELLGQDQSHKKGFVFKEREKVKKEFPPAITLLRESGGVMPWCIRKECNEDGRLIFKTERVKCYYENMEAQRENGRLTMRLIHHQDNDDDDGWPIEDNDEDEEKNGYDEFEKELAKEFDSSETRKNESGRCWADFRPCVSYGGGGFARDSGSFYLGQTGSAPIAYVM is encoded by the coding sequence ATGGATACATTGAACGAGTATTTATCAAGCCAAGCGGAATACATAGCTTCGTCTCTATATAGCTATGCATTAAGGGCGAAACGGAATCGTCGTACAAATAATGGAAATTATCGTTGTTCTTATCGTTATCATGGTCTTCAAACCCTAGTTCATTCCGAAGATGCGAAGCTACCGGAAAGAATTCTACATTGTTACAATTACAACATGGATAAAACAAGAATTGCACTATCACAAGGTGTTAAGACATCTTTGTTGTGGGAGAGATTGTCGAAGTCGTTATGGTCATCGTCGCCGGGTTCGCCCAGGTTGCGTTCGACTGTAATGGGCGATGTGATTGGGACGGAGAGTGGAGATTGTATGAGCTGTGATTTACTTGAGCTTCTAGGTCAAGATCAAAGTCATAAAAAGGGGTTTGTGTTTAAAGAGAGGGAGAAAGTGAAGAAGGAGTTTCCTCCTGCAATAACATTGTTGAGAGAATCGGGAGGCGTGATGCCGTGGTGTATTAGAAAGGAATGTAATGAGGATGGGAGGTTGATTTTTAAGACGGAGCGAGTTAAGTGCTATTATGAAAACATGGAGGCTCAGAGAGAAAATGGTAGACTTACGATGAGGCTCATCCATCATCAGGATAATGACGATGATGATGGATGGCCTATTGAAGacaatgatgaagatgaagaaaagAATGGTTATGATGAGTTTGAAAAAGAATTGGCGAAGGAATTTGATAGTAGTGAGACGCGGAAGAATGAGAGCGGGCGATGTTGGGCCGATTTTCGGCCGTGTGTTTCTTATGGTGGTGGAGGGTTTGCTAGGGATTCAGGATCCTTCTACTTGGGTCAGACAGGTTCTGCACCCATTGCTTATGTTATGTGA